From Rhodospirillaceae bacterium, a single genomic window includes:
- a CDS encoding copper chaperone PCu(A)C, with amino-acid sequence MTFKTLFYWAISSFFTAIGLLFVGAAVSPVLAHTVEKGDVMIIHPWVESSSGEDTYAHPTISNEGDRPLVLIRVETPISGAVEILRNGKAITNLAIRGGDVIDFDNPEAQIRLTKLTRPLIDGTHFPARLVFTRNVNVDLEMVVGQDTMLMELSTSDKGESEEEHHDEHDEDSDHH; translated from the coding sequence ATGACATTCAAAACTCTATTCTACTGGGCAATTTCGTCCTTTTTTACGGCAATCGGCCTTCTCTTCGTCGGTGCTGCCGTAAGCCCGGTTCTTGCTCATACAGTCGAGAAGGGCGACGTCATGATTATTCATCCGTGGGTCGAATCTAGCAGCGGAGAAGACACATACGCGCATCCTACTATTTCCAATGAAGGGGATAGACCACTTGTCTTGATACGTGTCGAAACGCCGATTTCTGGTGCAGTGGAAATACTACGCAACGGCAAAGCCATCACTAACCTCGCAATAAGGGGTGGAGATGTCATCGATTTCGATAATCCTGAAGCTCAAATCAGACTGACGAAACTGACCCGGCCCCTCATTGATGGGACCCATTTTCCTGCGCGTCTTGTGTTCACACGAAATGTGAACGTGGATCTTGAGATGGTCGTTGGCCAAGACACCATGCTTATGGAGTTAAGCACCAGTGATAAAGGCGAGTCTGAGGAAGAGCATCACGACGAGCATGACGAGGATAGTGATCATCACTGA
- a CDS encoding SDR family oxidoreductase, with protein sequence MPNYMKALGLAIICLSLSSPLLAADKVVVVGGTSSTGIAAIRLAEEAGYDVVGTTRSLERARERYGSDINWAVVDIKDPATVAAAFEGADYIISSIGSLEPTGDNRPENVDYKGVVNMVDAAIAAGVKRFVLISSAGAGGDVRNRLNFIFNNILVWKWLGEDYLRDSEMESAILRPGNLNDDPGGVTGVDLLQIDSTAARRQIPRADVAAVAVYCLESADCKNKTFEMFADLEGPVGQWKSTLAGLTEDDVTIMAMPQR encoded by the coding sequence ATGCCTAATTATATGAAAGCCTTGGGCTTGGCGATTATCTGTTTGTCGCTGAGTTCACCTCTGCTGGCGGCTGACAAGGTGGTGGTCGTCGGCGGCACCAGCAGCACCGGCATCGCCGCCATCCGCTTGGCCGAGGAGGCCGGCTATGATGTGGTTGGCACCACTCGCAGTCTGGAACGGGCCCGCGAACGCTACGGCAGCGATATCAACTGGGCCGTGGTCGACATCAAAGACCCGGCAACCGTAGCCGCTGCATTTGAAGGCGCGGATTACATCATCTCGTCCATTGGCTCGCTTGAACCAACGGGAGATAACCGACCGGAAAACGTTGACTATAAGGGCGTTGTGAACATGGTCGATGCGGCCATTGCGGCGGGGGTCAAACGGTTCGTGTTAATCTCCTCAGCCGGGGCTGGCGGGGACGTTCGCAATCGCCTCAACTTTATCTTCAATAACATCCTGGTGTGGAAGTGGCTCGGGGAAGATTACCTGCGTGACAGCGAAATGGAGTCCGCAATTCTTCGGCCCGGAAACTTAAACGATGATCCCGGCGGTGTAACAGGGGTCGATCTGCTTCAAATCGATAGTACGGCAGCGCGGCGGCAAATTCCCAGGGCGGATGTTGCAGCGGTCGCCGTGTATTGTCTGGAGAGCGCGGATTGTAAAAACAAAACCTTTGAGATGTTTGCCGACCTCGAAGGGCCTGTCGGTCAATGGAAGTCCACGCTGGCCGGGCTTACAGAAGACGACGTCACTATTATGGCCATGCCGCAACGCTAA
- a CDS encoding DUF1775 domain-containing protein: MFKKVLFTTAAMVGMAFASSASAHNALDLKEGYAGYSTPMVLSVNHGCKGSPVVGLRIRVPDGVTDAKAAFDPAWDIEYKMRTLETPIMAHGREINEVVGEIIWKDPVKTVPADGWYPFKFRMTLPDEPGKVFHVQNITVCEEGTDPYVDMPETALDINDPQFAEKTWAFMTATATPAPFLVIRAPEKKQYPWEWTSEQARGTSVQQEAMAK, translated from the coding sequence ATGTTCAAGAAAGTACTTTTTACAACTGCGGCCATGGTGGGAATGGCTTTCGCCAGTTCAGCATCAGCCCATAATGCTCTCGACCTTAAAGAAGGCTACGCGGGTTACTCAACGCCCATGGTTCTTAGTGTGAACCACGGCTGCAAAGGCAGCCCCGTTGTTGGTTTGCGCATTAGAGTCCCGGATGGCGTTACAGACGCTAAGGCAGCTTTTGATCCAGCCTGGGACATTGAGTACAAAATGCGGACGCTGGAGACACCAATCATGGCCCATGGTCGTGAAATCAACGAAGTTGTTGGTGAAATCATCTGGAAAGATCCAGTGAAAACAGTTCCTGCAGATGGCTGGTACCCGTTCAAGTTTCGCATGACCCTGCCGGATGAGCCGGGCAAAGTGTTCCATGTCCAAAACATCACGGTTTGCGAAGAAGGCACGGACCCTTATGTGGATATGCCAGAAACGGCACTCGACATTAACGACCCACAGTTCGCAGAAAAAACCTGGGCGTTCATGACGGCAACTGCAACCCCTGCACCCTTCCTCGTGATTCGCGCGCCGGAGAAAAAACAATACCCATGGGAATGGACTTCTGAGCAAGCCCGTGGGACTTCCGTCCAACAGGAAGCAATGGCCAAATAA
- a CDS encoding YcnI family protein, which produces MKTSKWLKCGLAAGALFAAQSAPHAHIIIEDMQGRAGYNEMLTLIVPHGCGADPTTAVRMKVPEEITLVVPHPGDGWDVEIKKRKTDQPVMREGRPITEVVDEIVWSGNTLPSEELGLFKFMASVPRTPGKVLYFKTIQVCGEKEDRWVETHDNDEEYWRAWLLKAPAPFAVIVEPSKPQLGVDMQTLAKARAEMSGGE; this is translated from the coding sequence ATGAAAACATCTAAATGGCTTAAGTGCGGCTTGGCTGCCGGTGCTTTGTTTGCGGCGCAGTCTGCGCCACACGCCCATATCATCATCGAAGATATGCAGGGGCGGGCTGGCTACAACGAAATGCTGACTTTGATTGTGCCCCATGGGTGCGGTGCGGACCCAACCACCGCCGTGCGCATGAAAGTGCCGGAAGAAATTACGCTTGTGGTTCCGCATCCGGGTGATGGCTGGGACGTCGAGATCAAGAAACGCAAGACCGATCAACCGGTGATGCGCGAAGGTCGGCCCATTACCGAAGTGGTCGATGAAATCGTATGGTCTGGCAATACACTACCGTCAGAGGAGCTCGGCTTGTTTAAGTTTATGGCTTCGGTGCCCCGCACGCCGGGCAAAGTGTTGTACTTCAAAACCATTCAGGTTTGCGGCGAGAAAGAAGACCGTTGGGTCGAAACCCATGACAACGACGAAGAATACTGGCGGGCTTGGCTTCTCAAAGCGCCAGCACCGTTCGCTGTTATTGTTGAGCCGAGTAAGCCTCAACTGGGTGTCGACATGCAAACACTGGCAAAGGCACGGGCTGAAATGTCCGGTGGCGAATAG